The following are encoded in a window of Castanea sativa cultivar Marrone di Chiusa Pesio chromosome 9, ASM4071231v1 genomic DNA:
- the LOC142608614 gene encoding glutathione S-transferase L3-like: MAAAIVNEHLPTPLDATSEQPPLFDGTTRLYVSYICPFAQRVWILRNYKGLHDKIKLVPIDLQNRPAWYKEKVYHENKVPALEHNGKIIGESLDLIQYVDSNFEGPSLQPKDPAKKEFAEELITYSDTFNKIVFTSFKGDTVKEAGPAFDHLENALHKFNDGPFFLGHELSLVDIAYIPFVEKFQAFLSGVWNYDITAGRPKLTKWIEEVNKIDAYKPTKTDPKVIVELFSARFLAKH; encoded by the exons GATCGTGAACGAGCATCTTCCCACACCTTTGGATGCCACTTCTGAACAACCTCCTCTCTTTGATGGAACCACAAG GTTGTACGTCTCTTATATATGCCCGTTTGCACAGCGTGTGTGGATCCTCAGGAACTATAAG GGATTACATGACAAGATTAAATTAGTTCCAATTGACCTTCAGAACAGGCCTGCTTGGTACAAAGAGAAAGTCTACCATGAAAACAAG GTACCCGCATTGGAACACAATGGCAAAATCATTGGGGAGAGCCTTGATTTGATTCAATATGTAGACAGCAACTTTGAAGGACCTTCTCTTCAACCCAAA GATCCTGCTAAAAAGGAGTTTGCTGAAGAACTGATAACCTACAGTGATACCTTCAACAAGATAGTGTTCACATCATTCAAAGGAGACACTGTCAAAGAAGCTG GCCCTGCTTTTGACCACCTAGAGAATGCTCTTCATAAATTTAATGATGGGCCTTTCTTCCTTGGCCATGAGCTCAGTTTG GTGGACATAGCTTACATCCCGTTTGTTGAAAAATTCCAAGCCTTCCTTTCAGGAGTGTGGAATTATGACATCACTGCAGGAAGGCCTAAACTTACTAAGTGGATTGAG GAGGTGAACAAGATTGATGCTTATAAGCCAACAAAGACGGACCCCAAAGTGATCGTTGAATTATTCAGTGCCCGCTTTTTG GCTAAGCACTGA
- the LOC142610867 gene encoding glutathione S-transferase L3-like isoform X2, protein MAAATVNEHLPTPLDATSEQPPLFDGTTRLYTNYTCPFAQRVWIIRNYKGLHDKIKLVPINLQNRPAWYKERVYHVNKVPSLEHNGKVIGESLDLIKYVDINFEGPSLQPNDPAKKEFAEELITYSDTFNKIVFTSFKGETVKEAGPAFDHLENALHKFNDGPFFLGHEFSLVDIAYIAFVEKFQAFLSGVWNYDITAGRPKLTKWIEEVNKIDAYKSTKTDPKVIVELYSAIFLAKH, encoded by the exons ATGGCAGCTGC GACCGTGAACGAGCATCTTCCCACACCTTTGGATGCCACTTCCGAACAACCTCCTCTCTTCGATGGAACCACAAG GTTGTACACCAATTATACATGTCCATTTGCACAGCGTGTGTGGATCATCAGGAACTATAAG GGATTACATGACAAGATTAAATTAGTTCCAATTAACCTTCAAAACAGGCCTGCTTGGTACAAAGAGAGAGTCTACCATGTAAACAAG GTACCCTCATTGGAACACAATGGCAAAGTTATTGGGGAGAGCCTTGATTTGATTAAATATGTAGACATCAACTTTGAAGGACCTTCTCTTCAACCCAAT GATCCTGCTAAAAAAGAGTTTGCCGAAGAACTGATAACCTACAGTGATACCTTCAACAAGATAGTGTTCACATCATttaaaggagaaactgtcaaaGAAGCCG GCCCTGCTTTTGACCACCTAGAGAATGCTCTTCATAAATTTAATGATGGGCCTTTCTTCCTTGGCCATGAGTTCAGTTTG GTGGACATAGCTTACATCGCGTTTGTTGAAAAATTCCAAGCCTTCCTTTCAGGAGTGTGGAATTATGACATCACTGCAGGAAGGCCTAAACTTACTAAGTGGATTGAG GAGGTGAACAAGATTGATGCTTATAAGTCAACAAAGACGGATCCCAAAGTGATCGTTGAATTATACAGTGCCATCTTTTTG GCTAAGCACTGA
- the LOC142610867 gene encoding glutathione S-transferase L3-like isoform X3 translates to MPLPNNLLSSMEPQGCTPIIHVHLHSVCGSSGTIRPAWYKERVYHVNKVPSLEHNGKVIGESLDLIKYVDINFEGPSLQPNDPAKKEFAEELITYSDTFNKIVFTSFKGETVKEAGPAFDHLENALHKFNDGPFFLGHEFSLVDIAYIAFVEKFQAFLSGVWNYDITAGRPKLTKWIEEVNKIDAYKSTKTDPKVIVELYSAIFLAKH, encoded by the exons ATGCCACTTCCGAACAACCTCCTCTCTTCGATGGAACCACAAG GTTGTACACCAATTATACATGTCCATTTGCACAGCGTGTGTGGATCATCAGGAACTATAAG GCCTGCTTGGTACAAAGAGAGAGTCTACCATGTAAACAAG GTACCCTCATTGGAACACAATGGCAAAGTTATTGGGGAGAGCCTTGATTTGATTAAATATGTAGACATCAACTTTGAAGGACCTTCTCTTCAACCCAAT GATCCTGCTAAAAAAGAGTTTGCCGAAGAACTGATAACCTACAGTGATACCTTCAACAAGATAGTGTTCACATCATttaaaggagaaactgtcaaaGAAGCCG GCCCTGCTTTTGACCACCTAGAGAATGCTCTTCATAAATTTAATGATGGGCCTTTCTTCCTTGGCCATGAGTTCAGTTTG GTGGACATAGCTTACATCGCGTTTGTTGAAAAATTCCAAGCCTTCCTTTCAGGAGTGTGGAATTATGACATCACTGCAGGAAGGCCTAAACTTACTAAGTGGATTGAG GAGGTGAACAAGATTGATGCTTATAAGTCAACAAAGACGGATCCCAAAGTGATCGTTGAATTATACAGTGCCATCTTTTTG GCTAAGCACTGA
- the LOC142610729 gene encoding glutathione S-transferase L3-like — protein MAAATDNDPRPAVLDATSEPPPLFDGTTRLYITYTCPHAQRVWILRNYKGLQGKIKLVAINIQNRPPWYKEKVYHVNKVPSLEHNGKVIGESLDLLKYVDSNFEGPTFHLNDPAKKEFAEELTTYSDTFIKILFASFKGDTIKEAGPCFDYLENALHKFNDGPFLLGHEFNMVDIVYITFVEKSQDFLSAVWSYNITAGRPKLAKWIEEINKIDAYKSTKTDPKVTVEFFTSVFLAKN, from the exons atgGCAGCTGC GACCGATAACGACCCTCGTCCCGCCGTCTTGGACGCCACCTCTGAACCCCCTCCTCTCTTCGATGGAACCACTAG gtTGTACATCACTTATACATGCCCACATGCACAGCGTGTGTGGATCCTCAGGAACTATAAG GGATTACAAGGCAAGATTAAATTAGTAGCAATTAACATTCAGAACAGGCCTCCCTGGTACAAAGAGAAAGTCTACCATGTAAACAAG GTACCCTCGTTGGAACACAATGGCAAAGTCATTGGGGAGAGCCTTGATTTGCTTAAATATGTAGACAGCAACTTTGAAGGGCCTACTTTTCACCTCAAT GATCCTGCTAAAAAAGAGTTTGCTGAAGAATTGACAACCTACAGTGATACCTTCATCAAGATATTGTTCGCATCATTCAAAGGAGACACAATCAAAGAAGCTG GTCCTTGTTTTGACTACCTAGAGAATGCTCTTCATAAATTTAATGATGGGCCTTTCTTACTTGGCCATGAGTTCAATATG GTGGACATAGTTTACATCACGTTTGTTGAAAAATCCCAAGACTTCCTTTCAGCAGTGTGGAGTTATAACATAACCGCAGGAAGGCCTAAACTTGCTAAGTGGATCGAG GAGATAAACAAGATTGATGCTTATAAGTCAACAAAGACGGATCCCAAAGTGACCGTTGAATTTTTCACGTCCGTCTTTTTG GCTAAGAATTGA